The genomic region TCTTCCTGCTCTTCGGCAACCCCTGGACATTCATTAAAGAAAGACATTGACTTGCTTATGGATTACCACGACCTGCGCGACTTTATCCGCCAACTGGAACGACGGGAACAACTCAAGCGGATTTCCCCGGAAGTCGATCCTCATTTGGAAATCACCGAAATCTGCGACCGCACCCTCAAGGCCGAAGGGCCGGCGCTGCTGTTCGAGCGCCCCAAAGGCTCGGAGATTCCTCTGCTGGGTAATCTATTCGGCACGCCGGAGCGGGTCGCCTTGGGGATGGGGGCCGAATCGGTGGAAGCGCTGCGCGAGGTGGGCAAGCTTTTGGCTTTCCTGAAGGAGCCGGACCCGCCCAAGGGCATGCGCGACGCGTGGGAGAAATGGCCGGTGTTCAAGAAAGTGCTGAGCATGGCGCCGAAAGTGCTCAAACACGCTCCTTGCCAGGAAGTCATTCTAGAAGGCTCGGAGGTGGACCTGGGCCGCTACCCCATTCAGACCTGCTGGCCCGACGATGTCGGCCCTTTGATCACCTGGCCCTTGGTCATCACCAAGGGGCCGCACAAGGAACGGCAAAATCTGGGCATCTACCGGATGCAGGTGCTGGAACGGAATAAAACCATCATGCGCTGGCTCGCCCACCGCGGCGGCGCCCTGGATTTCCGGGAGTGGCAACAAAGCCGGCCGGGCGAGCCCTTTCCGGTGGCGGTGGCCCTGGGCGCGGACCCGGCGACGATTTTGGCGGCGGTCACCCCCGTCCCCGACACTTTGTCGGAATACGCCTTCGCGGGACTGCTTCGAGGCGGCAAGACGGAAGTGACCCGGGCGCGCCTGAGCGACCTGCAAGTGCCCGCCAGCGCCGAGATCGTCCTGGAGGGTTTCATTTATCCGGAAGAAACCGCCCCCGAGGGCCCCTTCGGCGACCACACCGGCTACTACAACGAGGTGGAGAAATTTCCGGTCTTCACCGTCGAATCCATCACCCAACGCCAAAGCCCCATCTACCACAGTACCTATACCGGCCGCCCGCCGGACGAACCGGCGGTATTGGGAGTGGCGCTCAACGAGGTGTTCGTGCCGATTCTGCAAAAGCAGTTCCCGGAAATCACCGATTTCTATCTGCCCCCGGAAGGCTGTTCCTATCGCCTGGCGATCATCGGCATGAAAAAGCAGTACCCCGGTCACGCCAAGCGGGTGATGTTGGGGCTGTGGTCCTTCCTGCGCCAGTTCATGTATACCAAGTTCGTGATCGTCACCGACGACGACATCGACATCCGCAATTGGAAGGACGTGATCTGGGCCATGACCACGCGCATGGACCCGGCCCGCGACATGACCACGATCGAACACACCCCGATCGATTATCTCGATTTCGCCTCGCCGGTGGCGGGTCTGGGGTCGAAAATCGGCTTCGACGCCACCCACAAATGGCCGGGGGAAACCAACCGCGAATGGGGCCGGCCCATCGTCATGGACGCGGCGGTCAGGCGGCGGGTGGACGAAATTTGGGAGGATCTTAAAATTTTTTGATGATCGATGGGGGCGCCCCATCGTTTGTAGGGCGACCGGATATGTAGGGGCGACCGGCCGGTCGCCCCTACGGGCCCGGATTTTCCGGATCGTCAGGCCAATTCATTGGATT from Methylohalobius crimeensis 10Ki harbors:
- the ubiD gene encoding 4-hydroxy-3-polyprenylbenzoate decarboxylase, coding for MDYHDLRDFIRQLERREQLKRISPEVDPHLEITEICDRTLKAEGPALLFERPKGSEIPLLGNLFGTPERVALGMGAESVEALREVGKLLAFLKEPDPPKGMRDAWEKWPVFKKVLSMAPKVLKHAPCQEVILEGSEVDLGRYPIQTCWPDDVGPLITWPLVITKGPHKERQNLGIYRMQVLERNKTIMRWLAHRGGALDFREWQQSRPGEPFPVAVALGADPATILAAVTPVPDTLSEYAFAGLLRGGKTEVTRARLSDLQVPASAEIVLEGFIYPEETAPEGPFGDHTGYYNEVEKFPVFTVESITQRQSPIYHSTYTGRPPDEPAVLGVALNEVFVPILQKQFPEITDFYLPPEGCSYRLAIIGMKKQYPGHAKRVMLGLWSFLRQFMYTKFVIVTDDDIDIRNWKDVIWAMTTRMDPARDMTTIEHTPIDYLDFASPVAGLGSKIGFDATHKWPGETNREWGRPIVMDAAVRRRVDEIWEDLKIF